One Elaeis guineensis isolate ETL-2024a chromosome 10, EG11, whole genome shotgun sequence genomic window carries:
- the LOC105053243 gene encoding uncharacterized protein has translation MGLMDRAGPSRVLEGIHGVQLVGQPTYRDETLHCGDFVLETCDGPQVVGTSQGLLIRQMLHQRPACFRPIRCRLQGDQNITETIANVLTSLPFIFLGFRAPRKNLNTSLYANSLIGVGIASSLYHSSRGEVRKILRWADYTMIAATTVCLSRALRDENPKLLTAASTLLLPFQPFMVSAVHTGLMEVAFARRALTKPELRMAHNLHTVSSILGGALFIADDCFPETPFIHAAWHLAAAVGVGTCNKLLE, from the exons ATGGGTCTCATGGATAGAGCAGGTCCTTCTAGAGTCCTAGAGGGGATTCATGGGGTGCAACTGGTAGGCCAACCAACATACAGAGATGAAACACTTCATTGTGGGGATTTTGTTCTTGAAACTTGTGATGGTCCACAGGTTGTTGGAACCAGCCAGGGGTTGCTAATCCG ACAAATGTTGCATCAGAGACCAGCATGCTTTAGGCCCATTCGCTGTAGACTTCAAG GTGATCAGAACATTACAGAAACCATCGCTAATGTCCTGACCTCACtgccttttatttttcttggattTCGAGCACCAAg GAAGAATTTGAACACATCGCTCTACGCTAATTCGTTAATTGGAGTTGGGATTGCCTCAAGCTTATACCATTCTTCAAGAGGGGAAGTCAGAAAAATTCTTAGATGGGCAGACTACACAATGATTGCTGCAACTACAGTT TGTCTATCAAGGGCACTCAGAGATGAGAACCCAAAACTGTTAACAGCGGCATCAACATTGCTTTTGCCATTCCAGCCTTTTATGGTTTCAGCTGTCCATACTGGATTGATGGAG GTTGCATTTGCTAGAAGAGCATTAACAAAACCAGAGCTCAGGATGGCACATAATCTGCATACAGTGTCATCTATATTAGGCGGCGCACTTTTTATTGCTGATGATTGCTTTCCCGAGACTCCTTTTATTCATGCAGCCTGGCACCTTGCTGCAGCAGTTGGTGTAGGGACATGTAATAAGCTTCTTGAATGA